The Pseudarthrobacter defluvii DNA window CCGCCGCGGCCTGGCTGGGCTGCCTGGGGTCCGGGCGGTAGCTCGAAAAGGAAACCTCCCCAAACCGCGGCGATGGGTAGAAACCCTTGAGGAGTTCATCCACCGAAACTGCCGGAGTGCGGGCGGCAAGCTGTTCGATCTGTACCAAGGTGGTCCGTTCTGCTGGTGGTTGGTCCCCAGAAAGGATACCGGCAATGCACACCCAACCCGGGAGGGACGCCGTCCCGCCGCCCCTCGGCGTGACGAAGGCAACATTTCGCCCTATTAACGGAATACGGACAAGCCTGCGGGCGCTGGTTAGTGTGGGAACAGATTCCAATGCATGTTCCGCGGTTTCCCGTGCTCTTACTGAAAGGCCCAGTCATGCCCTACCCGGTTGAACAGAATGAGAAGTTCGCAGCCTACGCCCACCCCGAGCGGCTCGTTTCCACCGAGTGGCTCGCGGCCGCCGTCGAAAGCGGCGCAGTGGCGGCCGGCGATCTCGTCGTAGTGGAATCCGACGAGGACGTGCTCCTGTACGAGACCGGCCACATCCCGGGCGCCGTCAAGATCGATTGGCACACGGACCTGAACGACGAAGTTTCCCGCGACTACGTTAACGGTGAAGCTTTCGCCGAACTCGCCGCGTCGAAAGGCATTTCCCGTGACAGCACCGTGGTCATCTACGGCGACAAATCCAACTGGTGGGCAGCGTACGCCCTCTGGGTCTTCGAACTCTTCGGCCACCGGGACGTCCGGCTGCTGGACGGCGGCCGCGACAAGTGGGTTGCCGAAGGCCGCGAACTGACCAAGGACCGGCCTGCTCCCGCTTCCGGAAACTACCCGGTGGTTGAGCGTGACGATGCCCCGATCCGCGCCTTCAAGGATGACGTCCTGGCCCACCTGGGCACCGGTCCCCTGATCGATGTCCGCTCCCCCGAGGAATACACCGGCCAGCGCACCCACATGCCGGCCTACCCGGAAGAGGGCGCACTGCGCGGCGGCCACATCCCCACCGCCGCCTCCATCCCGTGGGCACGTGCCGCTGCCGCCGACGGCACCTTCCGCAACAGGGAAGAGCTGGAGGCCATCTACCTGGGCGAGGCCGGCCTGACCGAGGGCGACGACGTCGTGGCCTACTGCCGCATCGGCGAGCGTTCCAGCCACACCTGGTTCGCCCTGAAGTACCTCCTGGGCTTCGATTCCGTCCGCAACTACGACGGATCCTGGACCGAGTGGGGCAACGCCGTACGCGTTCCCATCGTCAAGGGCGCCGAGCGCGGTTCCGTGCCTGTC harbors:
- a CDS encoding sulfurtransferase; the encoded protein is MPYPVEQNEKFAAYAHPERLVSTEWLAAAVESGAVAAGDLVVVESDEDVLLYETGHIPGAVKIDWHTDLNDEVSRDYVNGEAFAELAASKGISRDSTVVIYGDKSNWWAAYALWVFELFGHRDVRLLDGGRDKWVAEGRELTKDRPAPASGNYPVVERDDAPIRAFKDDVLAHLGTGPLIDVRSPEEYTGQRTHMPAYPEEGALRGGHIPTAASIPWARAAAADGTFRNREELEAIYLGEAGLTEGDDVVAYCRIGERSSHTWFALKYLLGFDSVRNYDGSWTEWGNAVRVPIVKGAERGSVPVAVGA